A genomic stretch from Desulfatitalea tepidiphila includes:
- the ptsP gene encoding phosphoenolpyruvate--protein phosphotransferase has protein sequence MPEKEPQEIMLRGIGGSPGICIGKAYLVDKEGVDVMPKYSVSGKQLEAEKKRFKAAVKKAVDELHHIINDTPEELRENAKILETHAVLLKDKMLYGRTIETIEQEQINAEWALRKVVMSIKPLFEGMGDAYLRDRAEDVANVSDRIFKHLTGAGCVDIGSINKRVILVARDLSPAETSQIQLERVMGFVTDSGGRASHTSIIARSLEIPAVLGLDRATSIIQNDDIIVVDGTSGTVVVNPSEETLAEAETRKSQFEARRALYARSGHLPAKTKDGLEMAVMGNIELPEEVVAVRDRGGDGIGLYRTEFQYLARSSFPTEDELFENYKDVVEVIPDKPVTIRTLDINGDKAVAYTAEQEENPVLGLRAIRYCLKKPNVFLTQLRAILRAAHYGQVRILLPLISQIEEIIETKKLLAQAARSLKKDGLPHQDRIPVGVMIEVPSAAIMADAIAKEVDFFSIGTNDLIQYTMAIDRGNRNVAYLYNPITPAVLRLIKHITEAAQHNHIPVFMCGEMAGESIYAPILVGMGVNELSTNPQAIPVVKNAIRMLNVEQARKFVDELLKLTTTDQIERLMDSTYGSLLNNGNHMKWER, from the coding sequence ATGCCGGAAAAAGAGCCACAAGAGATCATGTTGCGGGGGATCGGCGGATCCCCGGGCATTTGTATCGGCAAAGCCTACCTGGTCGACAAAGAGGGCGTGGACGTCATGCCCAAGTACAGCGTCAGCGGCAAGCAGTTGGAAGCGGAGAAAAAACGCTTCAAAGCCGCCGTCAAAAAAGCCGTCGACGAACTGCACCACATCATCAACGATACCCCGGAAGAGCTGCGCGAAAACGCCAAGATACTGGAAACCCACGCGGTGCTGCTCAAAGACAAGATGCTCTACGGCCGCACCATCGAAACCATCGAACAGGAGCAGATCAACGCCGAATGGGCCCTGCGTAAGGTGGTCATGTCGATCAAACCCCTCTTCGAAGGCATGGGTGACGCCTACCTGCGCGACCGCGCCGAAGATGTGGCCAACGTCTCGGACCGAATCTTCAAACACCTCACCGGCGCAGGATGCGTCGACATCGGCAGCATCAACAAACGGGTCATCCTGGTGGCCCGCGACCTGTCGCCGGCCGAAACCAGCCAGATCCAGCTCGAGCGGGTCATGGGCTTTGTCACCGACAGCGGCGGCCGGGCCTCCCACACCAGCATCATCGCCCGCAGCCTGGAAATACCGGCCGTGCTCGGCCTCGACCGCGCCACCAGCATTATTCAAAACGACGACATCATCGTCGTGGACGGCACTTCCGGCACCGTGGTCGTCAATCCCAGCGAGGAGACCCTGGCCGAAGCCGAAACCCGGAAAAGCCAATTCGAGGCGCGCCGCGCCCTCTACGCCCGCAGCGGCCACCTGCCGGCCAAAACCAAGGACGGCCTGGAGATGGCCGTCATGGGCAACATCGAACTGCCCGAAGAGGTGGTGGCCGTGCGCGATCGAGGCGGAGACGGCATCGGCCTGTACCGCACAGAATTTCAATACCTGGCGCGCAGCAGCTTTCCCACCGAGGATGAGCTGTTCGAAAATTACAAAGACGTGGTCGAGGTGATCCCCGACAAACCGGTCACCATCCGCACCCTGGACATCAACGGCGACAAGGCCGTGGCCTACACCGCCGAGCAGGAGGAGAACCCGGTCCTCGGTTTACGGGCCATCCGCTATTGTCTGAAAAAACCCAACGTGTTCCTCACCCAGCTGCGCGCCATCCTGCGCGCGGCCCACTACGGCCAGGTGCGCATCCTGCTGCCCCTCATCTCCCAGATTGAGGAAATCATCGAGACCAAAAAGCTGTTGGCGCAAGCCGCCAGGTCGTTAAAAAAAGATGGCCTGCCCCACCAGGATCGTATTCCCGTCGGTGTCATGATCGAGGTGCCCTCGGCCGCCATCATGGCCGATGCCATCGCCAAAGAGGTCGACTTTTTCAGCATCGGCACCAACGACCTGATCCAGTACACCATGGCCATCGACCGCGGCAACCGCAACGTGGCCTATCTGTACAACCCGATCACGCCGGCCGTGCTGCGCCTGATCAAACACATTACCGAAGCGGCCCAGCACAACCACATCCCCGTCTTCATGTGCGGCGAAATGGCGGGCGAGAGCATCTACGCCCCGATTCTCGTGGGAATGGGCGTCAATGAACTGAGCACCAACCCCCAGGCCATTCCGGTCGTCAAAAACGCCATCCGCATGCTGAACGTCGAACAGGCCAGAAAGTTCGTGGACGAACTGCTGAAACTGACCACCACCGACCAGATCGAACGGCTGATGGATAGCACCTACGGCAGCCTGCTGAACAACGGCAATCACATGAAATGGGAGCGATAG
- the smpB gene encoding SsrA-binding protein SmpB: MAKDHIKIIAENRKARHEYFIEDRFEAGMVLKGTEVKSLRQGRANLKDSYARIKKGEVYIHQLHISPYPFAYYDNHDPLRVRKLLMHKHEIKQLYGKINERGHTLVPLRLYFRDGKVKLELALAKGKHQHDKRDTIRRRDEQRDLERQRKDYK; this comes from the coding sequence GTGGCAAAAGATCACATCAAAATCATCGCCGAAAACCGTAAAGCCCGCCACGAGTACTTTATCGAAGACCGCTTCGAGGCCGGCATGGTCCTCAAGGGCACCGAAGTCAAGTCCTTGCGCCAGGGCCGCGCCAACCTCAAGGATTCCTACGCCCGCATCAAAAAAGGGGAAGTTTACATCCACCAGCTGCACATCAGCCCCTACCCGTTCGCCTACTACGACAACCACGACCCCCTGCGCGTGCGCAAGCTGCTCATGCACAAACACGAAATCAAACAGCTCTACGGCAAAATCAACGAACGCGGTCACACCCTGGTGCCCCTGCGCCTCTATTTCCGCGACGGCAAGGTCAAACTCGAGCTGGCCCTGGCCAAAGGCAAGCACCAACACGACAAACGCGACACCATCCGCCGCCGCGACGAACAACGCGACCTGGAACGCCAGCGCAAGGATTACAAATAG
- a CDS encoding HPr family phosphocarrier protein: MANSDQLLYRDLKIVNELGLHARSAAKLAKTAQQAVDGVWLQTSQDEVDAKQIIDILTLGAGQGDRVRVRIDDPADQQILDRIVELFNTGFGE; the protein is encoded by the coding sequence ATGGCAAACAGCGATCAATTGCTCTACCGGGACCTGAAAATCGTCAACGAATTGGGACTGCACGCCCGGTCGGCCGCCAAACTTGCCAAAACGGCTCAGCAAGCCGTTGACGGTGTATGGCTGCAAACCAGTCAGGACGAGGTGGACGCCAAACAGATCATCGATATTCTGACACTGGGCGCCGGCCAGGGTGATCGGGTGCGGGTGCGGATCGATGACCCGGCGGATCAGCAAATTCTGGATCGCATCGTCGAGTTGTTTAATACGGGCTTTGGAGAATAA
- a CDS encoding TIGR00730 family Rossman fold protein: MEKQFLIDDLKLSESWRLFRIMGEFVEGVESLYELGPAVSIFGSARIPPTDPVYQKAERIAELFVKNKFAVITGGGGGVMEAANKGAAKAGGPSVGMNIKLPFEQAPNPYADIQLEFKYFFIRKVMFMKYAFAYVAMPGGLGTLDEVFEVMTLIQTRRIKPFPVILVGSDYWSGLLDWIRSRLRDTGKISPEDMNIVQLLDDPEEVVAAVKRVVVI, from the coding sequence ATGGAAAAGCAATTTTTGATCGACGATTTGAAGCTGAGTGAGTCGTGGCGCCTGTTTCGCATCATGGGGGAGTTTGTCGAGGGCGTGGAAAGCCTCTACGAACTGGGTCCGGCGGTGAGCATTTTCGGATCGGCGCGGATTCCGCCCACCGATCCGGTTTACCAGAAGGCCGAGCGCATCGCCGAGCTGTTTGTGAAAAACAAGTTTGCGGTGATCACCGGCGGCGGCGGCGGTGTCATGGAGGCGGCCAACAAAGGGGCTGCCAAGGCCGGCGGCCCGTCGGTGGGGATGAACATCAAGCTGCCTTTCGAGCAGGCCCCGAACCCCTATGCCGATATCCAGCTCGAATTTAAATATTTTTTCATCCGCAAAGTGATGTTTATGAAGTATGCTTTTGCCTATGTGGCCATGCCGGGAGGGTTGGGCACCCTGGACGAGGTGTTCGAGGTGATGACCCTGATTCAGACCCGGCGGATCAAACCATTTCCGGTGATCCTGGTGGGCAGCGACTACTGGTCCGGGTTGCTCGATTGGATCCGGTCGCGATTAAGGGATACGGGCAAGATTTCGCCCGAGGACATGAATATCGTTCAGCTTCTCGACGATCCGGAAGAGGTGGTGGCTGCGGTAAAACGGGTCGTGGTGATATAA